From a region of the Paralichthys olivaceus isolate ysfri-2021 chromosome 4, ASM2471397v2, whole genome shotgun sequence genome:
- the cltcl1 gene encoding clathrin heavy chain 1 isoform X1 gives MAQILPIRFQEHLQLQNLGVNPANIGFSYLTMESDKFICIREKVGEQNQVVIVDMSDPTNPIRRPISADSAIMNPASKVIALKAAKTLQIFNIEMKSKVKAHTMTEEVMFWKWISVNTVALVTDSAVYHWSMEGDSQPTKVFDRHASLAGCQIINYRTDEQQKWLLLIGISAQQNRVVGAMQLYSVDRKVSQPIEGHAAAFGEFKVEGNTKLSTLFCFAVRSPGGGKLHIIEVGQPAAGNQPFAKKAVDVFFPPEAQTDFPVAMQIGSKHGVIYLITKYGYIHLYDLESGVCIYMNRISAETIFVTAPYETTSGIIGVNKKGQVLSVCVEEENIVNYATNVLQNPDLALRMAVRSNLAGAEELFARKFNTLFAQGSYSEAAKVAASAPKGILRTAETIRKFQSVPAQPGQASPLLQYFGILLDQGQLNKFESLELCRPVLQQGRKQLLEKWLKEDKLECSEELGDLVKASDPTLALSVYLRANVPNKVIQCFAETGQFQKIVLYAKKVGYTPDWVFLLRNVMRVNPDQGLQFAQMLVQDEEPLANINQIVDVFMEGSLIQQCTSFLLDALKNNRPAEGHLQTRLLEMNLIHAPQVADAILGNQMFTHYDRAHVAQLCEKAGLLQRALEHYTDLYDIKRAVVHTHLLNPEWLVNFFGSLSVEDSLECLRAMLSANIRQNLQLCVQVASKYHEQLGTLALVELFESFKSYEGLFYFLGSIVNFSQEPDVHFKYIQAACKTGQIKEVERICRESNCYDPERVKNFLKEAKLTDQLPLIIVCDRFDFVHDLVLYLYRNNLQKYIEIYVQKVNPSRLPVVIGGLLDVDCAEDVIKNLIMVVRGQFSTDELVEEVEKRNRLKLLLPWLESRIHEGCEEPATHNALAKIYIDSNNTPERFLKENPFYDSAVVGRYCEKRDPHLACVAYERGQCDLELIKVCNENSLFKSEARYLVRRKDPELWANVLEEDNPFRRQLIDQVVQTALSETQDPEEVSVTVKAFMTADLPNELIELLEKIVLDNSVFSEHRNLQNLLILTAIKADRTRVMEYINRLDNYDAPDIANIAISNELFEEAFAIFKKFDVNTSAIQVLIEHIGNLDRAYEFAERCNEPAVWSQLARAQLHRDLVKEAIDSYIKAVDPSAYMEVVNAASKNNNWEDLVKFLQMARKKARESYVETELIFALAKTNRLAELEEFVSGPNNAHIQQVGDRCYEEGMYEAAKLLYNNVSNFARLASTLVHLGEYQAAVDSARKANSTRTWKEVCFACVDGEEFRLAQICGLHIVIHADELEDLISYYQDRGYFEELIALLEAALGLERAHMGMFTELAILYSKFKPQKMREHLELFWSRVNIPKVLRAAEQSHLWAELVFLYDKYEEFDNAVLTMMSHPTDAWKEGLFKDIIAKVANVELYYKSLSFYLDYKPLLLNDLLTILSPRLDHSRAVTFFSKLNQLKLVKPYLRSVQSHNNRSVNEALNNLLTEEEDYQGLRASIDAYDDFDTIGLAQRLEKHELIEFRRIAAYLYKGNNRWRQSVELCKKDKLYKDAMLYAAESKDAELAETLLQWFLEEGRKECFAACLFASYDLLHPDVVLELAWRHNIMDFAMPYFIQVMREYLTKVDEFAAKVMVDKLEETESQRKTEEEVTEPQPIVFGQQLMLTGSAAPVAPQPAYSGYGYPANAAGFPPQAAAAAATAAAAAAAAGYPAQPAYGFNI, from the exons ATGGCTCAGATTCTGCCGATCCGCTTCCAGGAGCATCTGCAG tTGCAGAACCTGGGCGTGAACCCAGCCAACATTGGCTTCAGCTATCTGACCATGGAGTCGGACAAGTTCATCTGCATCCGAGAGAAGGTGGGCGAGCAGAACCAGGTGGTGATCGTGGACATGTCCGACCCCACCAacccaatcaggagaccaatTTCTGCTGACAGTGCCATCATGAACCCCGCCAGCAAGGTCATCGCACTGAAAG CTGCCAAGACACTGCAGATCTTCAACATCGAGATGAAGAGTAAGGTGAAGGCTCACACAATGACGGAGGAGGTCATGTTCTGGAAGTGGATATCAGTAAACACTGTTGCCTTGGTTACGGATTCAGCCGTCTATCACTGGAGCATGGAGGGGGATTCCCAACCAACCAAAGTATTCGATCGGCACGCCAGTCTGGCAGGATGTCAGATAATCAACTACAGAACTGACGAGCAACAGAAGTGGTTACTGCTGATAGGGATCTCTGCACAG CAAAACCGTGTAGTTGGAGCGATGCAACTGTATTCTGTTGACAGGAAAGTGTCTCAGCCCATCGAAGGCCACGCTGCTGCTTTCGGGGAGTTCAAAGTGGAGGGAAATACCAAACTCTCCAcccttttctgttttgctgTGCGCTCCCCGGGTGGGGGGAAG TTGCATATCATTGAAGTGGGTCAACCAGCTGCAGGAAACCAGCCCTTTGCTAAGAAGGCTGTGGACGTGTTCTTCCCTCCAGAAGCTCAGACAGACTTTCCTGTAGCTATGCAG ATTGGCAGTAAGCATGGTGTAATATATTTGATTACTAAGTATGGTTACATCCACCTGTATGACCTGGAGTCTGGAGTGTGTATCTACATGAATCGAATCAGTGCAGAGACCATCTTTGTCACtgctccttatgaaaccacctCAGGAATAATTGGAGTCAACAAGAAGGGACAG gTCTTGTCAGTATGCGTCGAAGAGGAAAACATTGTCAACTATGCCACGAACGTCCTTCAGAACCCTGATCTTGCCCTGAGGATGGCAGTGAGGTCAAACCTTGCTGGGGCTGAGGAGCTTTTTGCCCGGAAGTTCAACACTTTGTTTGCCCAGGGAAGTTATTCAGAGGCTGCAAAGGTTGCTGCATCAGCACCAAAG GGAATCTTAAGGACAGCAGAGACCATCCGTAAGTTTCAGAGTGTCCCGGCGCAGCCAGGTCAGGCCTCTCCACTGTTGCAGTACTTTGGTATTCTTCTGGACCAGGGCCAACTGAACAAGTTTGAGTCTCTGGAGCTGTGCAGGCCCGTCCTGCAGCAGGGCCGCAAGCAACTGCTGGAGAAATGGTTGAAGGAGGACAAG CTGGAGTGCTCAGAAGAGCTGGGAGACCTGGTGAAGGCCTCTGACCCCACACTCGCTCTCAGTGTTTACCTCAGAGCTAACGTCCCCAACAAGGTCATCCAATGCTTTGCAGAGACTGGCCAGTTCCAGAAAATAGTGCTGTATGCTAAAAAG GTGGGCTACACCCCAGACTGGGTGTTTTTACTGAGAAATGTGATGCGTGTTAATCCAGACCAGGGACTTCAGTTTGCCCAGATGCTGGTCCAGGATGAGGAGCCGCTGGCCAACATCAACCAG ATTGTAGATGTTTTCATGGAGGGCAGCCTGATCCAGCAGTGCACCTCCTTCCTATTGGATGCGTTAAAGAACAACCGTCCAGCTGAAGGACATTTGCAGACACGTCTGCTCGAAATGAACCTCATACATGCCCCCCAG GTGGCAGATGCGATCCTGGGGAACCAGATGTTCACACACTATGACCGTGCCCATGTTGCTCAGTTGTGTGAGAAGGCAGGTCTGCTGCAGAGAGCTCTCGAACACTACACCGACCTGTATGATATCAAACGAGCTGTGGTGCACACGCATCTGCTCAACCCTGAG TGGCTGGTGAACTTCTTTGGCTCTTTGTCAGTAGAAGACTCGTTGGAGTGTTTAAGGGCCATGCTGTCGGCTAACATCAGACAGAACCTGCAGTTGTGTGTCCAGGTAGCATCTAAGTATCACGAGCAGCTGGGAACTCTGGCATTAGTGGAGCTCTTTGAATCCTTCAAGAGTTATGAGG GATTGTTTTACTTCCTTGGGTCGATTGTGAATTTCAGCCAGGAGCCCGACGTCCACTTTAAGTACATCCAGGCTGCCTGTAAAACAGGTCAAATCAAAGAAGTGGAGAGAATATGTAGAGAGAGCAACTGTTATGACCCAGAGAGGGTTAAAAACTTCCTCAAG GAGGCCAAACTAACAGACCAGCTTCCGCTTATCATTGTGTGTGATCGCTTTGACTTCGTCCATGATCTTGTTCTTTACCTCTACCGCAACAATCTACAGAAATACATTGAAATCTATGTACAGAAG GTGAACCCTAGTCGTTTACCAGTGGTGATAGGTGGGCTGTTGGATGTCGACTGTGCTGAGGATGTCATTAAGAACCTGATCATGGTGGTCAGAGGGCAGTTTTCCACTGATGAACTGGTAGAGGAGGTAGAGAAGAGAAACCG GTTAAAGCTTCTGTTGCCGTGGCTGGAGTCCCGTATCCATGAAGGCTGCGAGGAGCCAGCCACTCACAATGCCCTCGCTAAGATCTACATCGACAGCAACAACACACCTGAACGTTTCCTGAAGGAGAATCCGTTCTACGACAGCGCTGTTGTCGGTAGATACTGTGAGAAGAGAGACCCCCACCTGGCATGTGTGGCCTACGAGAGAGGACAGTGTGACCTGGAGCTAATCAAA GTTTGCAATGAGAACTCATTATTTAAGAGTGAGGCTCGATATCTGGTACGACGGAAAGATCCCGAGCTCTGGGCGAACGTGTTGGAGGAAGACAACCCCTTCAGAAGACAACTCATTGATCAG GTGGTCCAGACGGCGCTGTCAGAGACGCAGGACCCAGAGGAAGTGTCCGTCACTGTCAAGGCTTTCATGACGGCAGACCTGCCCAACGAGCTGATtgagctgctggagaagatTGTACTTGATAACTCTGTCTTCAGCGAGCACAG aaACCTCCAGAACCTACTGATTTTGACAGCCATCAAGGCCGACCGCACTCGAGTGATGGAGTACATCAACAGGCTAGACAACTATGACGCTCCAGACATCGCCAATATCGCCATCAGCAATGAGCTCTTTGAGGAAGCGTTTGCCATTTTCAAGAAGTTTGATGTCAACACCTCAGCCATACAG GTCCTGATAGAGCACATAGGGAACTTGGATCGTGCCTATGAGTTTGCTGAGCGCTGTAACGAGCCTGCGGTGTGGAGCCAGTTAGCCAGAGCTCAGCTGCACAGAGACCTGGTCAAGGAGGCTATTGACTCGTATATTAAAGCCGTCGACCCGTCAGCGTACATGGAGGTGGTCAACGCAGCCAGCAAGAACA ataaCTGGGAAGACTTGGTTAAATTCCTTCAGATGGCTCGAAAGAAAGCAAGAGAGTCGTACGTGGAGACGGAGCTGATCTTTGCTTTAGCCAAGACAAACCGTCTGGCGGAGCTTGAGGAGTTTGTCAGTGGGCCCAACAATGCTCACATACAGCAG gtGGGCGATAGATGTTATGAGGAGGGTATGTACGAAGCAGCCAAGCTCTTGTACAACAACGTGTCCAACTTTGCTCGACTTGCATCGACACTTGTCCATCTCGGAGAATATCAGGCGGCTGTGGACAGCGCAAGGAAAGCCAACAGCACACGGACATGGAAAGAG GTATGCTTTGCGTGTGTTGACGGCGAGGAGTTTCGGCTGGCACAAATCTGCGGCCTTCACATAGTGATCCACGCTGACGAGCTGGAGGATCTGATCAGCTACTATCAGGACCGTGGCTACTTCGAGGAGCTCATCGCTCTGCTGGAGGCTGCGCTGGGACTGGAGCGGGCTCACATGGGCATGTTCACGGAGCTCGCCATCCTCTACTCCAAGTTCAAACCACAGAAGATGAGGGAGCACCTGGAGCTGTTCTGGTCCAGAGTCAACATCCCAAAG GTCCTTCGTGCAGCGGAGCAGTCTCACTTATGGGCGGAGCTGGTGTTCCTGTACGATAAGTACGAGGAGTTTGACAACgctgtcctcacaatgatgtcTCATCCTACAGACGCATGGAAAGAAGGGCTGTTCAAAGACATCATTGCTAAG GTTGCCAATGTGGAGTTGTACTATAAATCTCTGTCCTTCTACCTGGATTACAAACCTCTATTACTGAACGACCTACTGACCATTCTGTCTCCACGGTTGGACCACAGCCGGGCAGTCACCTTCTTCAGCAAG CTGAACCAGCTGAAGTTGGTGAAGCCTTACCTGAGATCTGTCCAGAGTCACAACAACAGGTCCGTCAACGAAGCTCTCAACAACCtgctgacagaggaggaagactaCCAG GGTCTGAGAGCGTCTATCGATGCCTACGATGACTTTGACACCATCGGTCTGGCTCAGAGGTTAGAGAAACATGAACTGATTGAGTTTAGGCGTATCGCTGCCTACCTGTACAAGGGCAACAACCGTTGGAGACAGAGTGTAGAGCTCTGCAAGAAGGACAAACTCTACAAG GATGCCATGCTGTACGCTGCAGAGTCAAAGGATGCTGAGCTGGCGGAGACGCTGCTTCAGTGGTTCCTGGAGGAGGGCAGGAAGGAGTGCTTCGCCGCCTGCCTCTTTGCCTCCTATGACCTGCTTCACCCTGACGTGGTGCTGGAGCTCGCCTGGAGGCACAACATCATGGACTTCGCCATGCCGTACTTCATCCAGGTCATGAGAGAGTACCTCACAAAG
- the cltcl1 gene encoding clathrin heavy chain 1 isoform X3, with translation MAQILPIRFQEHLQLQNLGVNPANIGFSYLTMESDKFICIREKVGEQNQVVIVDMSDPTNPIRRPISADSAIMNPASKVIALKAAKTLQIFNIEMKSKVKAHTMTEEVMFWKWISVNTVALVTDSAVYHWSMEGDSQPTKVFDRHASLAGCQIINYRTDEQQKWLLLIGISAQQNRVVGAMQLYSVDRKVSQPIEGHAAAFGEFKVEGNTKLSTLFCFAVRSPGGGKLHIIEVGQPAAGNQPFAKKAVDVFFPPEAQTDFPVAMQIGSKHGVIYLITKYGYIHLYDLESGVCIYMNRISAETIFVTAPYETTSGIIGVNKKGQVLSVCVEEENIVNYATNVLQNPDLALRMAVRSNLAGAEELFARKFNTLFAQGSYSEAAKVAASAPKGILRTAETIRKFQSVPAQPGQASPLLQYFGILLDQGQLNKFESLELCRPVLQQGRKQLLEKWLKEDKLECSEELGDLVKASDPTLALSVYLRANVPNKVIQCFAETGQFQKIVLYAKKVGYTPDWVFLLRNVMRVNPDQGLQFAQMLVQDEEPLANINQIVDVFMEGSLIQQCTSFLLDALKNNRPAEGHLQTRLLEMNLIHAPQVADAILGNQMFTHYDRAHVAQLCEKAGLLQRALEHYTDLYDIKRAVVHTHLLNPEWLVNFFGSLSVEDSLECLRAMLSANIRQNLQLCVQVASKYHEQLGTLALVELFESFKSYEGLFYFLGSIVNFSQEPDVHFKYIQAACKTGQIKEVERICRESNCYDPERVKNFLKEAKLTDQLPLIIVCDRFDFVHDLVLYLYRNNLQKYIEIYVQKVNPSRLPVVIGGLLDVDCAEDVIKNLIMVVRGQFSTDELVEEVEKRNRLKLLLPWLESRIHEGCEEPATHNALAKIYIDSNNTPERFLKENPFYDSAVVGRYCEKRDPHLACVAYERGQCDLELIKVCNENSLFKSEARYLVRRKDPELWANVLEEDNPFRRQLIDQVVQTALSETQDPEEVSVTVKAFMTADLPNELIELLEKIVLDNSVFSEHRNLQNLLILTAIKADRTRVMEYINRLDNYDAPDIANIAISNELFEEAFAIFKKFDVNTSAIQVLIEHIGNLDRAYEFAERCNEPAVWSQLARAQLHRDLVKEAIDSYIKAVDPSAYMEVVNAASKNNNWEDLVKFLQMARKKARESYVETELIFALAKTNRLAELEEFVSGPNNAHIQQVGDRCYEEGMYEAAKLLYNNVSNFARLASTLVHLGEYQAAVDSARKANSTRTWKEVCFACVDGEEFRLAQICGLHIVIHADELEDLISYYQDRGYFEELIALLEAALGLERAHMGMFTELAILYSKFKPQKMREHLELFWSRVNIPKVLRAAEQSHLWAELVFLYDKYEEFDNAVLTMMSHPTDAWKEGLFKDIIAKVANVELYYKSLSFYLDYKPLLLNDLLTILSPRLDHSRAVTFFSKLNQLKLVKPYLRSVQSHNNRSVNEALNNLLTEEEDYQGLRASIDAYDDFDTIGLAQRLEKHELIEFRRIAAYLYKGNNRWRQSVELCKKDKLYKDAMLYAAESKDAELAETLLQWFLEEGRKECFAACLFASYDLLHPDVVLELAWRHNIMDFAMPYFIQVMREYLTKVDKLEETESQRKTEEEVTEPQPIVFGQQLMLTGSAAPVAPQPAYSGYGYPANAAGFPPQAAAAAATAAAAAAAAGYPAQPAYGFNI, from the exons ATGGCTCAGATTCTGCCGATCCGCTTCCAGGAGCATCTGCAG tTGCAGAACCTGGGCGTGAACCCAGCCAACATTGGCTTCAGCTATCTGACCATGGAGTCGGACAAGTTCATCTGCATCCGAGAGAAGGTGGGCGAGCAGAACCAGGTGGTGATCGTGGACATGTCCGACCCCACCAacccaatcaggagaccaatTTCTGCTGACAGTGCCATCATGAACCCCGCCAGCAAGGTCATCGCACTGAAAG CTGCCAAGACACTGCAGATCTTCAACATCGAGATGAAGAGTAAGGTGAAGGCTCACACAATGACGGAGGAGGTCATGTTCTGGAAGTGGATATCAGTAAACACTGTTGCCTTGGTTACGGATTCAGCCGTCTATCACTGGAGCATGGAGGGGGATTCCCAACCAACCAAAGTATTCGATCGGCACGCCAGTCTGGCAGGATGTCAGATAATCAACTACAGAACTGACGAGCAACAGAAGTGGTTACTGCTGATAGGGATCTCTGCACAG CAAAACCGTGTAGTTGGAGCGATGCAACTGTATTCTGTTGACAGGAAAGTGTCTCAGCCCATCGAAGGCCACGCTGCTGCTTTCGGGGAGTTCAAAGTGGAGGGAAATACCAAACTCTCCAcccttttctgttttgctgTGCGCTCCCCGGGTGGGGGGAAG TTGCATATCATTGAAGTGGGTCAACCAGCTGCAGGAAACCAGCCCTTTGCTAAGAAGGCTGTGGACGTGTTCTTCCCTCCAGAAGCTCAGACAGACTTTCCTGTAGCTATGCAG ATTGGCAGTAAGCATGGTGTAATATATTTGATTACTAAGTATGGTTACATCCACCTGTATGACCTGGAGTCTGGAGTGTGTATCTACATGAATCGAATCAGTGCAGAGACCATCTTTGTCACtgctccttatgaaaccacctCAGGAATAATTGGAGTCAACAAGAAGGGACAG gTCTTGTCAGTATGCGTCGAAGAGGAAAACATTGTCAACTATGCCACGAACGTCCTTCAGAACCCTGATCTTGCCCTGAGGATGGCAGTGAGGTCAAACCTTGCTGGGGCTGAGGAGCTTTTTGCCCGGAAGTTCAACACTTTGTTTGCCCAGGGAAGTTATTCAGAGGCTGCAAAGGTTGCTGCATCAGCACCAAAG GGAATCTTAAGGACAGCAGAGACCATCCGTAAGTTTCAGAGTGTCCCGGCGCAGCCAGGTCAGGCCTCTCCACTGTTGCAGTACTTTGGTATTCTTCTGGACCAGGGCCAACTGAACAAGTTTGAGTCTCTGGAGCTGTGCAGGCCCGTCCTGCAGCAGGGCCGCAAGCAACTGCTGGAGAAATGGTTGAAGGAGGACAAG CTGGAGTGCTCAGAAGAGCTGGGAGACCTGGTGAAGGCCTCTGACCCCACACTCGCTCTCAGTGTTTACCTCAGAGCTAACGTCCCCAACAAGGTCATCCAATGCTTTGCAGAGACTGGCCAGTTCCAGAAAATAGTGCTGTATGCTAAAAAG GTGGGCTACACCCCAGACTGGGTGTTTTTACTGAGAAATGTGATGCGTGTTAATCCAGACCAGGGACTTCAGTTTGCCCAGATGCTGGTCCAGGATGAGGAGCCGCTGGCCAACATCAACCAG ATTGTAGATGTTTTCATGGAGGGCAGCCTGATCCAGCAGTGCACCTCCTTCCTATTGGATGCGTTAAAGAACAACCGTCCAGCTGAAGGACATTTGCAGACACGTCTGCTCGAAATGAACCTCATACATGCCCCCCAG GTGGCAGATGCGATCCTGGGGAACCAGATGTTCACACACTATGACCGTGCCCATGTTGCTCAGTTGTGTGAGAAGGCAGGTCTGCTGCAGAGAGCTCTCGAACACTACACCGACCTGTATGATATCAAACGAGCTGTGGTGCACACGCATCTGCTCAACCCTGAG TGGCTGGTGAACTTCTTTGGCTCTTTGTCAGTAGAAGACTCGTTGGAGTGTTTAAGGGCCATGCTGTCGGCTAACATCAGACAGAACCTGCAGTTGTGTGTCCAGGTAGCATCTAAGTATCACGAGCAGCTGGGAACTCTGGCATTAGTGGAGCTCTTTGAATCCTTCAAGAGTTATGAGG GATTGTTTTACTTCCTTGGGTCGATTGTGAATTTCAGCCAGGAGCCCGACGTCCACTTTAAGTACATCCAGGCTGCCTGTAAAACAGGTCAAATCAAAGAAGTGGAGAGAATATGTAGAGAGAGCAACTGTTATGACCCAGAGAGGGTTAAAAACTTCCTCAAG GAGGCCAAACTAACAGACCAGCTTCCGCTTATCATTGTGTGTGATCGCTTTGACTTCGTCCATGATCTTGTTCTTTACCTCTACCGCAACAATCTACAGAAATACATTGAAATCTATGTACAGAAG GTGAACCCTAGTCGTTTACCAGTGGTGATAGGTGGGCTGTTGGATGTCGACTGTGCTGAGGATGTCATTAAGAACCTGATCATGGTGGTCAGAGGGCAGTTTTCCACTGATGAACTGGTAGAGGAGGTAGAGAAGAGAAACCG GTTAAAGCTTCTGTTGCCGTGGCTGGAGTCCCGTATCCATGAAGGCTGCGAGGAGCCAGCCACTCACAATGCCCTCGCTAAGATCTACATCGACAGCAACAACACACCTGAACGTTTCCTGAAGGAGAATCCGTTCTACGACAGCGCTGTTGTCGGTAGATACTGTGAGAAGAGAGACCCCCACCTGGCATGTGTGGCCTACGAGAGAGGACAGTGTGACCTGGAGCTAATCAAA GTTTGCAATGAGAACTCATTATTTAAGAGTGAGGCTCGATATCTGGTACGACGGAAAGATCCCGAGCTCTGGGCGAACGTGTTGGAGGAAGACAACCCCTTCAGAAGACAACTCATTGATCAG GTGGTCCAGACGGCGCTGTCAGAGACGCAGGACCCAGAGGAAGTGTCCGTCACTGTCAAGGCTTTCATGACGGCAGACCTGCCCAACGAGCTGATtgagctgctggagaagatTGTACTTGATAACTCTGTCTTCAGCGAGCACAG aaACCTCCAGAACCTACTGATTTTGACAGCCATCAAGGCCGACCGCACTCGAGTGATGGAGTACATCAACAGGCTAGACAACTATGACGCTCCAGACATCGCCAATATCGCCATCAGCAATGAGCTCTTTGAGGAAGCGTTTGCCATTTTCAAGAAGTTTGATGTCAACACCTCAGCCATACAG GTCCTGATAGAGCACATAGGGAACTTGGATCGTGCCTATGAGTTTGCTGAGCGCTGTAACGAGCCTGCGGTGTGGAGCCAGTTAGCCAGAGCTCAGCTGCACAGAGACCTGGTCAAGGAGGCTATTGACTCGTATATTAAAGCCGTCGACCCGTCAGCGTACATGGAGGTGGTCAACGCAGCCAGCAAGAACA ataaCTGGGAAGACTTGGTTAAATTCCTTCAGATGGCTCGAAAGAAAGCAAGAGAGTCGTACGTGGAGACGGAGCTGATCTTTGCTTTAGCCAAGACAAACCGTCTGGCGGAGCTTGAGGAGTTTGTCAGTGGGCCCAACAATGCTCACATACAGCAG gtGGGCGATAGATGTTATGAGGAGGGTATGTACGAAGCAGCCAAGCTCTTGTACAACAACGTGTCCAACTTTGCTCGACTTGCATCGACACTTGTCCATCTCGGAGAATATCAGGCGGCTGTGGACAGCGCAAGGAAAGCCAACAGCACACGGACATGGAAAGAG GTATGCTTTGCGTGTGTTGACGGCGAGGAGTTTCGGCTGGCACAAATCTGCGGCCTTCACATAGTGATCCACGCTGACGAGCTGGAGGATCTGATCAGCTACTATCAGGACCGTGGCTACTTCGAGGAGCTCATCGCTCTGCTGGAGGCTGCGCTGGGACTGGAGCGGGCTCACATGGGCATGTTCACGGAGCTCGCCATCCTCTACTCCAAGTTCAAACCACAGAAGATGAGGGAGCACCTGGAGCTGTTCTGGTCCAGAGTCAACATCCCAAAG GTCCTTCGTGCAGCGGAGCAGTCTCACTTATGGGCGGAGCTGGTGTTCCTGTACGATAAGTACGAGGAGTTTGACAACgctgtcctcacaatgatgtcTCATCCTACAGACGCATGGAAAGAAGGGCTGTTCAAAGACATCATTGCTAAG GTTGCCAATGTGGAGTTGTACTATAAATCTCTGTCCTTCTACCTGGATTACAAACCTCTATTACTGAACGACCTACTGACCATTCTGTCTCCACGGTTGGACCACAGCCGGGCAGTCACCTTCTTCAGCAAG CTGAACCAGCTGAAGTTGGTGAAGCCTTACCTGAGATCTGTCCAGAGTCACAACAACAGGTCCGTCAACGAAGCTCTCAACAACCtgctgacagaggaggaagactaCCAG GGTCTGAGAGCGTCTATCGATGCCTACGATGACTTTGACACCATCGGTCTGGCTCAGAGGTTAGAGAAACATGAACTGATTGAGTTTAGGCGTATCGCTGCCTACCTGTACAAGGGCAACAACCGTTGGAGACAGAGTGTAGAGCTCTGCAAGAAGGACAAACTCTACAAG GATGCCATGCTGTACGCTGCAGAGTCAAAGGATGCTGAGCTGGCGGAGACGCTGCTTCAGTGGTTCCTGGAGGAGGGCAGGAAGGAGTGCTTCGCCGCCTGCCTCTTTGCCTCCTATGACCTGCTTCACCCTGACGTGGTGCTGGAGCTCGCCTGGAGGCACAACATCATGGACTTCGCCATGCCGTACTTCATCCAGGTCATGAGAGAGTACCTCACAAAG